In Zingiber officinale cultivar Zhangliang chromosome 6A, Zo_v1.1, whole genome shotgun sequence, a single genomic region encodes these proteins:
- the LOC121996090 gene encoding uncharacterized RING finger protein C4G3.12c-like — protein MGSGSSKDASAEASSSVGSWKSRLKGLRVVNSSSSCFGLASILSDGRQKIEVKARSKGSYCEDEAESKTVEGNDHASEKVGLPRYDGLPLSRASSGEQFGEENEGTSRINFNINSSSVMNYRGDRLSNTSGRSHSRFTFIPDGISYRLNRAVSLGSPGTHSLFSTGVSVPSSDLGQNDNADHDHVDSIQNCSTMETSSSLDVAQLNEGTETTIDRCSSGSFVESRNARHSQRRLGTQETIEGSVRFSRTRSVGRLRDRVLRRTALSDGLFDSSSLDDRTVWPSGQPIRRRALGGVRRASSPRRTNDLLPDSSSSVSYQESRSMNSNDENVADAQQRRVGNHDVFEHRSAFLERRRRIRSQVRALQRLGSRFESLSGHDRSCILSGQHRTGRCACRTSNQNANPDDDTSARASISRIVVLAEALFEVLDEIHQQSVVLSSRPSFSSIGSVPAPKEVVECIPVKIFSKTSKCQNEEAAQCYICLVEYEEGDCMRLLPCNHEFHRTCIDKWLKENHRVCPLCRRDVCTSNASNKQKPS, from the exons AAGATAGAAGTAAAAGCAAGATCCAAAGGCTCCTATTGTGAGGATGAAGCAGAGAGTAAAACAGTTGAAGGAAATGACCATGCTTCTGAAAAAGTTGGGCTGCCTCGTTATGATGGCTTGCCCTTGTCACGTGCTTCTAGTGGTGAACAGTTTGGAGAAGAAAACGAGGGTACATCACGGATTAATTTTAATATCAATAGTAGTTCTGTTATGAACTATAGAGGTGATCGATTGTCAAATACATCAGGAAGATCACATTCTCGTTTTACTTTTATACCTGATGGGATTAGCTATCGGCTCAACAGAGCAGTCAGTTTAGGATCACCGGGAACCCATTCTCTTTTCTCCACTGGTGTGTCTGTTCCAAGTAGTGATCTTGGACAAAATGATAATGCAGATCACGATCATGTTGATAGTATACAAAATTGTAGCACAATGGAAACTAGCTCTTCCCTAGATGTGGCTCAGCTTAATGAAGGAACAGAGACTACAATCGACAGGTGTTCTAGTGGTAGCTTTGTGGAATCAAGAAATGCAAGGCATTCTCAAAGAAGACTGGGAACACAAGAAACTATAGAAGGTAGTGTACGATTTAGTAGAACACGTAGTGTAGGAAGGCTCCGAGATAGAGTTCTCAGAAGGACTGCTCTTTCTGATGGTTTGTTTGATTCTTCTTCCCTGGACGATAGGACTGTGTGGCCCAGTGGGCAGCCTATTAGAAGACGAGCACTGGGTGGTGTTAGAAGAGCTTCCTCTCCTAGAAGGACTAATGATTTGTTGCCTGATTCCTCAAGTAGTGTGTCTTATCAGGAATCTAGATCTATGAATAGCAATGATGAGAATGTTGCAGATGCTCAACAGCGGAGAGTTGGGAATCAtgatgtttttgagcacagatcagctttccttgaaaggagaagaaggataaGGTCTCAG GTTCGTGCTCTTCAGAGACTTGGTAGCCGATTCGAAAGTTTATCAGGTCATGATAGATCATGTATACTATCTGGCCAGCATAGAACAGGCCGCTGTGCATGCAGAACAAGTAACCAAAATGCAAATCCTGATGATGACACAAGTGCAAGGGCAAGCATATCAAGAATCGTCGTGCTAGCTGAGGCACTGTTTGAG GTTTTGGATGAAATACACCAGCAGTCTGTTGTACTATCCTCTCGACCATCTTTTTCATCTATTGGGTCTGTTCCTGCACCAAAAGAGGTTGTTGAGTGTATTCCAGTAAAAATATTTAGCAAGACATCGAAATGTCAAAATGAGGAGGCTGCACA ATGCTATATTTGCCTTGTGGAGTATGAAGAAGGAGATTGCATGCGGTTGTTGCCTTGCAATCATGAATTTCATCGAACATGCATTGATAAATGGCTGAAAGAAAATCATAG GGTGTGCCCTCTATGTCGCCGGGATGTTTGCACATCAAATGCATCAAATAAACAAAAGCCCAGCTAG